A DNA window from Spirochaetota bacterium contains the following coding sequences:
- a CDS encoding winged helix-turn-helix domain-containing protein, with protein sequence MKIKLNMMNLEFHALAVGCAYLDVKKIEKIAKQYYFHLSFSSLINPVSTINFFTVFLISQHYKNYQEIIKNIKLEFPNTICVIIVDDITAMDDVIITQELFFILKISESNILEYYYHQLWQWLLVLSSKKYSLENNNTNIIVAEGVLSLIDETYCKYNRTYRLTRKQLSILKLLLEYRGQVVSRIILLDRIWISESKVVTDRVIDTNIVALRKMFNDDSRNPKYLETIFGQGYRLKM encoded by the coding sequence ATGAAAATTAAATTAAATATGATGAATTTAGAATTTCATGCATTAGCTGTAGGTTGTGCCTATCTTGATGTGAAAAAAATAGAAAAAATAGCAAAACAATATTATTTTCATTTATCTTTTTCTTCCTTAATAAACCCTGTTTCGACAATAAATTTCTTTACTGTATTTTTGATTTCCCAACATTATAAAAATTATCAAGAAATTATCAAAAATATTAAATTAGAATTTCCTAATACTATATGCGTAATAATTGTAGATGATATTACAGCTATGGATGATGTTATAATAACACAAGAATTATTTTTTATATTAAAAATTTCAGAAAGTAATATTTTGGAATACTATTATCATCAATTATGGCAGTGGCTTTTAGTATTGAGTTCCAAAAAATATAGTTTAGAAAATAATAATACAAATATTATTGTTGCTGAAGGAGTTTTGTCATTAATAGATGAAACATATTGTAAATATAATAGAACATACAGACTTACTAGAAAACAATTATCAATTTTGAAATTATTGTTGGAATATAGAGGACAAGTTGTTTCTCGAATAATTTTGTTAGATAGAATATGGATATCTGAATCTAAAGTAGTTACGGATCGGGTGATTGATACTAATATTGTAGCATTAAGAAAAATGTTTAATGATGATAGTCGAAATCCTAAATATTTGGAAACTATTTTTGGTCAAGGTTATCGATTGAAAATGTAA
- the mutS gene encoding DNA mismatch repair protein MutS, protein MSKKTPMESQYDSIKKNHMDKILLFRLGDFYEVFNEDALETAKILNIALTKRSDRPMCGFPYHSLEQYAYKLVESGCKVAICEQVEDISQAKGIVKRDVVSILTKGTWSENPLLDRSVNSFLAIVVYTDQELSIVFADISTGDIIIRSSQEMNPVAFLSDELMRYMPVETLCMHEFFYNFSIKEELKTHQETLRVLVKDYFLENNLFKLYIKANNINPMDFSDSQLLSLKGLFTYLEENHFAEDSIKHLRTPIQFKTMDTMFMNEDTLKHLEIVYNAKDFSMKGTLFSILNKSKTMPAARKLRRLLVAPSAQLSDILRQQARTEYFMNLAGGCGSIQDILKGMSDLERLSARLITGKILPRECLALVDTIERSEKVKNFLKSAVPFNDYMATLTPLEDFCFLIYSMINPECSNLIDGHVIRSGVNIELDSYKDILENGNKYLIQLQAEERINTGINTLKISFNKIFGYYIEISKVASKNAPEHYIRKQSLVNAERFSIPVLDEFEKKISKAREAVLRLEREIYENFVASMQIYYAKLIPLSEFITEVDLRSSLAIVAKNNRYCKPILNDAFDWDIKEGRHPVIEKLLVKETFVANDTNINKNSRISIVTGPNMAGKSTYLRQNALFAVMAQIGSYLPVESATMGIVDQIFTRIGASDDLGAGRSTFFVEMQEAAMIIDKISPRSLVIMDELGRGTSTLDGLSLAWAILEHLLLHPHKQGKVLFSTHYHELTEIARFNCVKNLCMAIKENKGKPIFLRKVIEGKASKSYGIHVAEMAGIDPNVIRRSTDILLQLEQGTFFNTKQTKTDDDNNLFSKDDIYTIQKDKMFEFISSIDPNSLTPLDALRIIFELKSIERSK, encoded by the coding sequence CCATTCTTTAGAACAATATGCTTACAAATTAGTAGAATCTGGTTGTAAAGTAGCTATTTGTGAACAAGTTGAAGATATATCTCAAGCAAAAGGTATTGTCAAAAGAGATGTAGTTTCTATATTAACTAAAGGAACTTGGTCTGAAAATCCTTTGCTTGATAGATCTGTAAATTCATTTCTAGCTATAGTAGTTTATACCGATCAAGAATTATCTATTGTTTTTGCTGATATTTCTACAGGTGATATTATTATACGATCTTCTCAAGAGATGAATCCTGTGGCCTTTTTATCAGATGAACTGATGCGTTATATGCCTGTAGAAACACTGTGTATGCATGAATTTTTCTATAATTTTTCTATAAAAGAAGAATTAAAAACACATCAAGAAACACTTCGAGTATTAGTAAAAGATTATTTTCTTGAAAACAATCTTTTTAAACTTTATATAAAAGCTAATAATATTAATCCGATGGATTTTTCTGATTCTCAACTATTAAGCTTAAAAGGACTTTTTACTTATTTGGAAGAAAATCATTTTGCAGAAGATAGTATAAAACACTTGCGTACTCCTATACAATTTAAAACAATGGATACTATGTTTATGAATGAAGATACGCTTAAACATTTGGAAATTGTTTATAATGCTAAAGATTTTTCTATGAAGGGAACATTATTTTCTATATTAAACAAATCAAAAACAATGCCTGCTGCTCGAAAATTAAGACGATTGTTAGTAGCACCTTCGGCACAATTATCTGATATTTTGCGACAACAAGCTCGCACAGAATATTTTATGAATCTTGCTGGGGGTTGTGGATCTATTCAAGATATTTTAAAAGGAATGAGTGATTTGGAACGATTAAGTGCTCGTTTGATAACGGGTAAAATTCTTCCAAGAGAGTGTTTGGCACTTGTGGATACAATAGAAAGATCAGAAAAGGTGAAAAATTTTCTAAAATCAGCAGTACCTTTTAATGATTATATGGCTACACTAACACCTTTAGAGGATTTTTGTTTTCTGATTTATTCTATGATTAATCCAGAATGTTCTAATTTGATAGATGGTCATGTGATAAGATCTGGTGTTAATATAGAATTAGATTCTTATAAAGATATTCTTGAAAATGGTAACAAATATCTTATTCAATTGCAAGCAGAAGAAAGAATCAATACAGGGATCAACACACTAAAAATATCTTTCAATAAGATATTTGGATACTATATAGAGATATCTAAAGTTGCATCAAAAAATGCTCCAGAGCATTATATTCGTAAACAAAGCCTTGTAAATGCAGAGCGTTTTTCTATTCCTGTTTTAGATGAGTTTGAAAAAAAAATATCAAAAGCAAGAGAAGCTGTTCTTCGTTTAGAAAGAGAGATATATGAAAATTTTGTAGCTAGTATGCAAATTTATTATGCTAAATTGATTCCTTTGAGTGAATTTATTACAGAGGTAGATTTGAGAAGTTCGTTAGCTATTGTAGCTAAAAATAATAGATATTGTAAACCAATTTTGAACGATGCTTTTGATTGGGATATAAAAGAAGGAAGACATCCTGTTATCGAAAAATTATTGGTAAAAGAAACATTTGTTGCTAATGATACAAATATTAATAAAAATTCTAGAATATCTATTGTTACAGGGCCTAATATGGCTGGAAAATCTACATACTTAAGGCAGAACGCACTGTTTGCTGTGATGGCTCAAATAGGAAGTTATTTACCCGTCGAATCGGCAACAATGGGAATTGTAGACCAAATTTTTACAAGAATTGGAGCTTCGGATGATCTCGGCGCTGGTCGTTCTACTTTTTTTGTTGAAATGCAAGAAGCTGCAATGATTATTGATAAAATTTCTCCTAGAAGTTTAGTGATTATGGATGAACTTGGTAGAGGAACTTCTACACTAGACGGTTTGTCTTTGGCATGGGCAATATTAGAACATTTACTTTTACACCCACATAAACAAGGAAAGGTGTTGTTTTCTACTCATTATCATGAATTGACGGAAATTGCTCGTTTTAATTGTGTGAAAAATTTATGTATGGCTATTAAAGAAAATAAAGGAAAACCTATCTTTTTAAGAAAAGTTATAGAAGGAAAAGCATCTAAAAGCTATGGAATACATGTTGCTGAAATGGCAGGAATTGATCCTAATGTAATTCGAAGATCAACAGATATTTTGTTACAATTAGAGCAAGGAACATTTTTTAATACAAAACAAACTAAAACAGATGATGATAATAATTTATTTAGTAAAGATGATATTTATACTATTCAAAAAGATAAGATGTTTGAATTTATTTCTAGTATAGATCCAAATTCATTAACTCCTTTAGATGCTTTAAGAATTATTTTTGAATTAAAATCAATAGAAAGGTCAAAATAA
- the rny gene encoding ribonuclease Y — MNQLTTGSSILMIIVALIGILSGYLIRLIIAQLSSKSVEQQTKRLLEDTEKNAESRKREIILEAKDKVFEERKQFDKESRERNNEIQQMQRRLVQKEDSLEKKFDIIEKREKTLSEKEEDNKNLQKELVDAKQEHLHALEKVAELSAHEAKQQIISKIVDEAKQEAVPLVQKIEEEAREEADQKSKAILITSLERNAVEIATEKFITTVNLPSDDMKGRIIGREGRNIRSFESITGVDLIIDDTPEIVVISSFDPYRREIARIALEKLVQDGRIHPTRIEEVVNKIQNDINLEIVEAGKQACQELKLNLPRGLYPYIGRLKYRTSYGQNVYKHSIEVANIGGMIAGELNIDIESAKIACLLHDIGKTIKSTGEGGHAILGAEVARKFGLSDRIVNAIACHHGEEECKHIEGSIVMLCDALSAARPGARRESFDDYIKRLQQLEELSLSCEGVEKAFAIQAGREVRVFVTPEKVTDEQAYLIARDIAKKIEDTMQYPGQIKVTLIREMRVTEYAK; from the coding sequence ATGAACCAATTAACGACAGGATCTTCAATACTAATGATTATTGTTGCATTAATAGGAATTTTATCCGGTTATCTCATTCGATTAATTATCGCTCAACTTTCAAGCAAATCTGTAGAACAACAAACTAAAAGATTACTTGAAGATACAGAAAAAAATGCTGAATCACGTAAAAGAGAAATTATCTTAGAAGCAAAAGATAAAGTTTTTGAAGAACGAAAACAATTCGATAAAGAATCCCGTGAACGAAATAATGAAATCCAACAAATGCAACGCAGATTAGTACAAAAAGAAGACTCCTTAGAGAAAAAATTCGATATAATCGAAAAAAGAGAGAAGACTCTTAGTGAAAAAGAAGAAGATAATAAAAATCTTCAAAAAGAATTAGTAGATGCAAAACAAGAACATTTACACGCTTTAGAAAAAGTTGCTGAGTTATCTGCCCATGAAGCAAAGCAACAAATTATCAGTAAAATAGTTGATGAAGCCAAACAAGAAGCCGTGCCTTTAGTTCAAAAAATTGAAGAAGAAGCTAGAGAAGAAGCTGATCAAAAATCAAAAGCAATCCTAATTACAAGCTTAGAAAGAAATGCTGTAGAAATTGCTACAGAAAAATTTATCACAACAGTAAATCTTCCAAGTGATGATATGAAAGGGCGTATTATTGGTCGTGAAGGTAGAAATATTAGATCATTTGAATCCATCACAGGGGTAGACTTAATTATTGATGATACTCCTGAAATCGTGGTTATTTCTTCTTTTGACCCATATAGAAGAGAAATCGCTCGTATTGCTTTAGAAAAACTTGTTCAAGATGGTCGTATTCACCCAACAAGGATTGAAGAAGTTGTAAACAAAATTCAAAACGATATTAATTTAGAAATTGTAGAAGCTGGTAAACAAGCTTGTCAAGAACTAAAACTAAATTTACCAAGAGGACTTTATCCTTACATTGGTAGACTTAAATATAGAACAAGCTATGGACAGAATGTTTATAAACATTCTATAGAAGTTGCAAATATTGGCGGTATGATTGCAGGTGAATTAAATATTGATATAGAATCTGCAAAAATAGCATGTTTATTACATGATATTGGTAAAACTATCAAATCTACTGGAGAAGGTGGTCATGCTATCTTGGGTGCTGAAGTAGCACGCAAGTTTGGATTAAGTGATAGAATTGTCAACGCAATTGCTTGTCACCATGGCGAAGAAGAATGTAAACATATAGAAGGTTCTATTGTAATGCTTTGTGATGCTTTATCTGCTGCAAGACCTGGAGCAAGAAGAGAATCATTCGATGATTATATCAAGCGTTTACAACAACTTGAAGAATTATCACTTTCTTGTGAAGGTGTTGAAAAAGCCTTTGCTATTCAAGCAGGGCGTGAAGTTCGTGTATTTGTAACGCCTGAAAAAGTTACTGATGAGCAAGCTTATCTTATTGCCAGAGATATTGCTAAAAAAATTGAAGATACTATGCAATATCCTGGTCAGATAAAAGTAACACTTATTCGAGAAATGCGTGTTACAGAATATGCAAAATAA
- a CDS encoding M23 family metallopeptidase, with product MTISRIIILCIALLPIFTYSISLPLTINNWGKVQAFNWNGITPLALDIKIGKYYELAIILPNKKKISLKKDISKNMENENQYIFYLEDTSILNSINNFNLQIINTKKSWPLNSSITKITKKTSPPKLSLISASDSVEHGGAGLVVIESEKYNNLSTLAFLDENNIAFYPQTFQKDGFYTILFAWYTDHSTKWTNQYILAMDKAGNTNTLILSKVTPRSRKYKQSVINLPKDYAKQKAKELELSKEQAAKLEGNITEINKILAQQRTFERWNKTRTSFSENAKKIIKKPLIFSKPALPMSNAITTATYGDQRKYFYQKKQVRTSVHRGLDYASYKNTPIYALLDGTIIYADWYSGNGKSVIIDHGLNTYSLYAHNSKILVTEGQKVKAGTQISISGTTGQSTGDHLHLSIFIQGMFVEPKEWITANSIDKIFHKPLKEASEYIKNITN from the coding sequence ATGACTATTTCTCGTATTATCATATTATGTATAGCGCTCCTACCAATTTTTACTTACAGTATATCCCTTCCATTAACAATTAATAATTGGGGGAAAGTCCAAGCATTTAATTGGAATGGTATAACTCCGCTAGCACTAGATATCAAAATAGGGAAATATTACGAATTAGCAATTATTCTTCCTAATAAAAAAAAGATATCTCTAAAAAAAGATATCTCTAAAAATATGGAAAATGAAAATCAATATATTTTTTATCTCGAAGATACTTCTATTTTAAATTCTATTAATAATTTTAATCTTCAAATTATTAATACAAAAAAATCATGGCCTCTAAATTCTTCTATCACTAAAATCACTAAAAAAACTTCTCCACCAAAACTATCTCTAATTTCTGCATCTGACTCTGTAGAACATGGGGGGGCAGGATTAGTAGTAATAGAAAGTGAAAAATATAACAATTTAAGTACGCTAGCATTTCTAGATGAAAATAATATTGCTTTTTATCCTCAAACATTTCAAAAAGATGGTTTCTATACTATTTTATTTGCTTGGTACACAGATCATTCAACTAAATGGACTAATCAATACATATTAGCAATGGATAAAGCTGGTAATACCAATACATTGATATTATCTAAAGTAACTCCTCGAAGTAGAAAATATAAACAAAGTGTTATTAATTTACCAAAAGATTATGCCAAACAAAAAGCAAAAGAACTAGAATTATCCAAAGAACAAGCTGCAAAACTTGAAGGTAATATAACAGAAATTAATAAAATTCTAGCACAACAACGAACTTTTGAACGTTGGAATAAAACTAGAACATCTTTTTCAGAAAATGCTAAAAAAATTATTAAAAAACCTCTCATATTTTCAAAACCAGCTCTTCCAATGAGTAATGCTATCACTACTGCTACTTATGGGGATCAACGTAAATATTTTTATCAAAAAAAACAAGTCCGTACTTCTGTACATCGAGGACTCGATTATGCTTCTTATAAAAACACACCTATATACGCTTTGCTCGATGGAACTATTATATATGCCGATTGGTATAGTGGAAATGGGAAATCTGTTATTATTGATCATGGATTAAATACCTATTCTCTTTATGCTCATAATTCAAAAATATTAGTCACAGAAGGGCAAAAAGTTAAGGCTGGTACTCAGATATCTATCAGTGGCACAACGGGTCAATCTACAGGAGATCATTTGCATCTATCTATATTTATTCAAGGGATGTTCGTTGAGCCTAAAGAATGGATTACAGCAAATTCTATCGATAAAATTTTTCATAAACCTCTAAAAGAAGCTAGCGAGTATATCAAAAATATTACTAATTAA
- a CDS encoding oligosaccharide repeat unit polymerase, with the protein MQLKYVYNHPYKFIILFILIFFSFLSFQGMYFSHWGDAEIYLNISQVLFNNNTLYKDAVDTKHIGFLLFYYFLYFPYAFFFDTVQYFPILHGFSLSILYFGIGALSYKITNSLYDKKLSLLTSISILCVIFGNQHSLFINQPQVAILFVFIFLLYLHKTFIKQSYFNYFVYGVLLALAFTISHILIPLVLIIPFLVLQKDILINKNIFTAFYKCTIAALGFLCIISIFIIYLYSQNALNDWLYWNTIYPLTVYTKTTQFTMLNGLISFDSSNDILKMILIFLSFFGIGNNFKFPLSYSIVTHYFFIISCVVSFIIFIYRKYIIKQNFNLSSIEYTLMFFGFLSIISRFLISRVSGSDSYNIYLLPFIICYFPLFYQFFPLFKKVMSYGIVLVLFINLTYIPFRYFLYPSKITIPNYMKQLTILNPNKKPTVINYPWHTSLYSTQWKPLFYAHIVVDNYNFYEKVIHLQPEIFFYSSTQKIINPNNFLPFIEKNYQQVLENTYIRKDMVSSWNLPQ; encoded by the coding sequence ATGCAATTAAAATATGTATACAACCATCCTTACAAGTTTATAATATTATTTATTTTAATATTTTTTTCTTTTTTAAGTTTTCAAGGAATGTATTTTTCACATTGGGGAGACGCAGAAATATATTTGAATATTTCTCAAGTATTATTTAATAATAATACTTTATATAAAGATGCTGTAGATACCAAACATATAGGATTTTTATTATTTTATTATTTTTTATATTTTCCTTATGCCTTTTTTTTTGATACTGTACAGTATTTTCCTATATTGCATGGATTTTCATTGAGTATTTTATACTTTGGAATCGGAGCGTTAAGCTACAAAATAACAAATTCACTATATGATAAAAAATTAAGTTTATTAACAAGTATTTCTATATTGTGTGTTATTTTTGGAAATCAACATTCTCTATTTATCAATCAACCTCAAGTTGCTATATTGTTTGTTTTCATTTTTTTATTATATTTACACAAAACTTTTATAAAACAAAGTTATTTTAATTATTTTGTATACGGTGTATTATTAGCTTTAGCTTTTACTATTAGTCATATTTTAATACCTCTTGTTTTAATAATTCCGTTTTTAGTATTACAAAAAGATATCTTGATTAATAAAAATATTTTCACGGCTTTTTACAAATGTACTATCGCTGCATTAGGATTTTTATGTATCATCAGTATTTTTATTATTTATTTATACTCCCAAAATGCATTAAATGACTGGCTTTACTGGAATACTATTTATCCTTTAACGGTTTATACAAAAACAACTCAATTTACTATGTTAAATGGGTTGATATCATTTGATTCTTCAAATGATATTTTAAAAATGATATTGATATTTTTATCATTTTTTGGGATTGGTAATAATTTTAAATTTCCTCTTAGTTATTCAATAGTAACACACTATTTTTTTATTATTTCTTGTGTAGTTAGTTTCATAATATTTATTTATAGAAAATATATCATAAAACAAAATTTTAATCTTTCATCTATAGAATACACATTAATGTTTTTTGGATTTCTTTCTATTATTTCTCGATTTTTAATTTCAAGAGTATCTGGATCTGATTCTTATAATATCTATCTTTTGCCTTTTATTATTTGTTATTTTCCTTTGTTTTATCAATTTTTTCCTTTATTCAAAAAAGTAATGAGTTATGGAATAGTATTAGTTTTATTTATCAATTTAACATACATTCCTTTTAGATATTTTTTATATCCCTCAAAAATAACTATCCCAAATTATATGAAACAACTAACTATCTTAAATCCTAATAAAAAACCAACGGTAATTAATTATCCGTGGCACACTAGTTTATATTCTACACAATGGAAACCATTATTTTATGCTCATATTGTTGTAGATAACTATAATTTTTATGAAAAAGTAATACATTTACAACCAGAAATATTTTTTTATTCTTCAACACAAAAAATTATTAATCCTAATAATTTTCTTCCTTTTATAGAAAAAAATTATCAACAAGTTCTAGAAAATACTTATATTAGAAAAGATATGGTATCTTCATGGAATTTACCCCAATAA